A stretch of DNA from Ruminococcus albus 7 = DSM 20455:
CTCTTCAATTCAAACTTTATGGTCTTTCCAAGTGCGTTATCTGTACTGCCGAAATACTGTTCGCAGAAGACATCCGAAACTATACAGGTATGTCTTTTGCCCTCATTATCAGCGTTATTCGGGGCACGTCCCTGTACTATCTGCTTTTTTAACTGGGGCGGATCGAAATAATCTCCCGATACGCCAAGCAGCACAGCTGAAAATGTCTCGCCGTTTTCATTGACTATATCAGCGGCATCATACAGATCGTTACAGCTGTAGGTAAGTTCACCCGGGTGCTGTGCTACAAGTCCCTGCACCTTTTCAAGGGTGAGGGTATCGTCATCGGTGTCGGGATACTTGCCCTCGTAATCATCCCTTATCTCGGGATAGATGGTGAGCTTTACGTCACCTAACTGGTCAAAGGTAGAACTCAGTGTTTTCGATATGGAATTACCTATGGTGGTGATGGTTATCACCGCGCTTATACCTATTATAATACCCAGCATGGTCAGGAATGATCTCAGCTTGTTTATCGCCAGAGAGGAGAACGCCATTTTTATGCTTTCAAGGAAGTTCACAACAGCACCTCCTTTTTATAATCGTCACCGACTATCCTGCCATCGCTTATGGTTATCATGCGCTGGCATTCGGCGGCAAGTTCCGGGCTGTGGGTTATGAGGACTATGGTCTTGCCCTCCTCCTCATGGAGTTTATGGAAAAGATCCATAACCATTCTGCCAGTCTTGGTATCAAGAGCGCCCGTAGGTTCGTCAGCGAGGATTATGGAAGGATCATTCGCCATAGCCCTTGCGATAGCTACACGCTGTTTCTGTCCGCCCGAAAGCCTTGCGGGGTCATGGGTGTATCTGTCGGACATACCCACAAGTTCTAT
This window harbors:
- a CDS encoding ABC transporter permease; the protein is MNFLESIKMAFSSLAINKLRSFLTMLGIIIGISAVITITTIGNSISKTLSSTFDQLGDVKLTIYPEIRDDYEGKYPDTDDDTLTLEKVQGLVAQHPGELTYSCNDLYDAADIVNENGETFSAVLLGVSGDYFDPPQLKKQIVQGRAPNNADNEGKRHTCIVSDVFCEQYFGSTDNALGKTIKFELKRNANISLTIVGIMEYTELEKSEMKINTTKNKLDIMT